One region of Flavobacterium sp. GSB-24 genomic DNA includes:
- a CDS encoding tail fiber assembly protein, translating to MKNTYKGTYDQNGEYTGFYVEGIHENIPQPNIELTEEEWQQALSKNYKVINGTHTHFPFIQSQEELLENIRATRNTLLTESDWTQVEDSPLSEEKKSAWKNYRQELRELTDIDDLASIVWPIQPV from the coding sequence ATGAAAAATACATATAAAGGAACTTACGATCAAAATGGAGAATACACAGGTTTTTATGTTGAAGGAATTCACGAAAACATTCCTCAACCTAATATCGAACTAACCGAAGAAGAATGGCAGCAGGCATTGTCAAAAAATTATAAAGTAATTAATGGAACTCACACTCACTTTCCTTTCATTCAAAGTCAGGAAGAACTTCTAGAAAATATTAGGGCTACTAGAAACACCTTATTAACCGAAAGCGACTGGACACAAGTAGAAGATTCACCACTTTCTGAAGAGAAAAAAAGCGCTTGGAAAAATTATAGACAAGAACTTAGAGAATTAACTGATATCGATGATTTAGCATCTATTGTCTGGCCAATACAGCCAGTTTAA
- a CDS encoding DUF5977 domain-containing protein, with amino-acid sequence MEENTTYKPFSYLDNYIPVEGETVYYNTEKTLNKTKNDCAAGIGSSVSLIAPANKFVSNLSINDANEQAQEWLNTNSQAYANNVGTCLIDSTPPSSFSLSQTSITATTVLLTWTPAIDNIGVVAYDIFIDDSFLDSISSNVFSYAVTELSSSTTYNFYIKAKDAAGNSTNSNILAVTTLPITLILPVTKSAIFENKNSNWSICHDADAATTYYEGNAYLGAAKDASGFSLNRYRGAIDTSSITSNPKSAKIKFKFATNAVGNALTFNLYTSNIRIPYFKNFELIDWNDWDSNNFLGSVIVPSNSTAYVEITLNPAQFYLLTQREGFNFFLISNADKEGNSAPTTNNRPILSTTADSGEIYLECEF; translated from the coding sequence ATGGAAGAAAACACAACATATAAGCCTTTTTCGTATTTAGACAATTATATTCCTGTTGAAGGCGAAACTGTTTATTATAATACAGAAAAAACTTTAAATAAAACCAAAAATGATTGTGCTGCAGGAATCGGAAGTTCTGTTTCACTGATTGCTCCAGCAAATAAATTTGTATCAAATTTGAGCATTAACGATGCAAATGAGCAAGCACAAGAATGGTTAAATACCAATAGTCAAGCGTATGCCAATAACGTAGGAACATGTTTAATTGATTCTACTCCACCAAGTAGTTTTTCTTTAAGTCAGACATCTATTACTGCAACTACAGTATTATTAACATGGACTCCTGCAATAGACAATATTGGAGTTGTTGCTTATGACATTTTCATCGACGATAGCTTTTTAGATTCTATTTCATCTAATGTGTTTAGCTATGCTGTCACAGAACTCTCATCATCAACCACATACAATTTTTATATAAAAGCAAAAGATGCTGCTGGCAATTCGACTAATAGTAATATTCTAGCTGTTACTACTCTGCCTATTACTTTAATTTTACCTGTAACTAAATCAGCAATATTTGAAAATAAAAATAGTAACTGGTCAATCTGTCACGATGCCGATGCAGCAACAACTTATTATGAAGGAAATGCTTACTTAGGAGCTGCAAAAGATGCATCAGGATTTTCCCTTAATAGATACAGAGGAGCAATTGATACCTCATCAATTACATCGAACCCTAAATCTGCTAAAATAAAATTTAAGTTCGCGACAAATGCAGTTGGTAACGCATTAACTTTTAATCTTTATACCTCTAACATTCGAATTCCTTACTTTAAAAATTTTGAACTTATTGATTGGAACGATTGGGATTCTAATAATTTTCTTGGCAGTGTAATAGTACCTAGTAACTCAACTGCATATGTAGAAATTACATTAAATCCTGCTCAATTCTATTTACTAACCCAACGAGAAGGTTTTAATTTTTTCCTAATCTCAAATGCCGATAAGGAAGGCAATAGTGCCCCTACTACAAATAACAGACCTATACTTTCTACTACAGCAGACTCTGGCGAAATTTATTTGGAATGTGAGTTTTAG